One segment of Ascidiaceihabitans donghaensis DNA contains the following:
- a CDS encoding cadherin-like domain-containing protein: MTTTLDFNNLATGTVVDNEFQSQGVTVSAFGGSGQAMVFDTANPTGGDHDLATNNLGKALIISEDGDGNDPDDNASGGTFRFQFHDATSVESLTFLDNEEGATVYFYDEHGQVMGQQTIAGGVNNGQQVVSFDVEGAYWMDVCLHGSGAIDNLVFDQGAAGDNLDGIVEGTDSADVINNDYEGDPDGDKTDNGDAVLQGQGAQDDIIIAGGGNDFVLAGDGDDKVQGNDGDDTLCGQDGDDTLHGGAGNDFLEGMNDNDVVDGGTGNDQIFGDAGEDTLVGASGDDTIEGGSGADQISGGADDDKIEGGTGNDTIYGDDGGVGADAKVRESFEWDKAPDTNGGGGAGIDNGDELDSGFTQNTGNVDVTYFVTNATSAVTNAFSTSDQNSDGIEHDGDGVDENSSLDSILNGNNGRADYHLAFSNSVMDVSFNINDVDGDGVVRVFAFDAQGNAIEVNLTGGSNVTISGDTIDSNGGYLEDTAAEYATTVSIPGPVSKIVIKHTQDGVNNSGINITDVYFDAPVADTGPDGDDSIDAGDGDDVVFGEGGNDTLNGDAGNDLLNGGDGDDRIFGGAGNDTLEGGDGNDTLGGADYGNDLISGGAGDDMVEASFGDDTIDGGSGNDDLWASADNDLVTGGTGNDNIHGGHGRDELYGEEDNDTIYGGSDSDTIDGGSGNDSLFGDGNFKDDTGAGAADTISGGDGDDYIEGNEGDDVIYGDNGEDTSGTAPTREIFEWDEGPGFGNNANVSDFSQDTGNANITFNILSASGGVTNEYETDAQYTADLDAGVNDNASFNSILNGDANSATYGWTSDTPVENVEFRINDIDGDGRVVVRAYDEDGNAIEVVLSDAGSDLALSNADGVPGNDTASSIDGDYVDDNDPGHSVLVTIPGPVSRWEVLHEQDGNLNSGINFTDIAFDVPGTPDTNGEGGDDTIIGGEGADQMFGEGGDDTFIVSSSDDGNGDVIDGGNGPDQTTDNDVLDLRGAGVLTIDQQADANDDGATSGTVTFADGSTLTFEGIETILTDPQNGAPTANDDDITVDEDDSVTFDPTANDSDPDGDPITVDSFTQPENGTVTQNPDGTLTYTPDPDYNGPDSFTVTVTDPSGETSTSTVNVDVTPINDGPDAVNDSDTTDEDTPITVDLLANDTDPENDALTVTGATVPAEQGTLVDNGDGTVTFTPAENFNGEATISYSITDGNGGTDTAIHTITVTPVNDDPVAVDDAADTLEEQPVVVDLIGNDTDVDGDPLTIGEVSVPADQGTVVDNGDGTVTFTPAENFTGPATITYTVVDGQGGSDEGEAIVNVGNVVDAPDAVDDEDTTDEDTSITVNLLANDTDPEGQALTVTGASVPAEQGTLVDNGDGTVTFTPAPNFNGEATISYSITDTEGGTDSAIHTINVTPVNDDPVAVDDLETTDEDTPVIIDLIGNDTDVDGDPLTIGEVSVPADQGTVVDNGDGTVTFTPAPNFNGPATITYTVVDGQGGSDEGEAIVSVGAVNDGPVANDDEDTTDEDTPITVNLIANDTDDDGDALTVLTATVPADQGTLVDNGDGTVTFTPAENFNGEATISYEISDGNGGTDTAEHTITVTPVNDDPVAVDDVETTDEDVSVVVDLIGNDTDVDGDPLTLGDVSVPADQGTVVDNGDGTVTFTPAPDFNGEATITYTVEDGQGGSDEGEAVVTVGAVNDGPDAVNDSDTTDEDTPITVDLLANDTDPENDALTVTGATVPAEQGTLVDNGDGTVTFTPAENFNGEATISYSITDGNGGTDTAIHTITVTPVNDDPVAVDDAADTLEEQPVVVDLIGNDTDVDGDPLTIGEVSVPADQGTVVDNGDGTVTFTPAENFTGPATITYTVVDGQGGSDEGEAIVNVGNVVDAPDAVDDEDTTDEDTSITVNLLANDTDPEGQALTVTGASVPAEQGTLVDNGDGTVTFTPAPNFNGEATISYSITDTEGGTDSAIHTINVTPVNDDPVAVDDLETTDEDTPVIIDLIGNDTDVDGDPLTIGEVSVPADQGTVVDNGDGTVTFTPAPNFNGPATITYTVVDGQGGSDEGEAIVSVGAVNDGPVANDDEDTTDEDTPITVNLIANDTDDDGDALTVLTATVPADQGTLVDNGDGTVTFTPAENFNGEATISYEISDGNGGTDTAEHTITVTPVNDGPTAVDDEDTTPFETPVIVNLTGNDTDPDGDPLTITDVSVPPEQGTVVDNGDGTVTFTPADDFEGPATITYTISDGNGGTDEGEAVVTVEEQPLDGIVSGTDDGELIDEDYEGDPEGDMVDNGDNIFSGDPEDEDDDIIEAGGGNDTVVAGNGDDSVDGGTGDDEITGGAGSDTIEGGEGDDVIDAGDPDNTFQIDKGYPGLFGGEEGTPEAEDDRDFVDGGAGNDTISTGDDRDTIVGGTGDDVIDGGIDDDVITGDEGDDRIVGGEGSDSIEGGIGNDTIYAGNDPVLGLDNLNIEDDGSNPFGPDLRPDNGIDTVSGGEGDDVIFGADDADILMGDEGNDFIDGEIDDDTIDGGIGDDTLLGGQGRDDISGGIGNDSIDGGSGKDLIDGGDGDDTIDGGTGADVIDGGEGNDLIDGGLNADTINGGAGNDTIIGGNGADVIDGGDGDDQIDGGTGDDTLNGGAGNDSITGATGDDVIDGGTGNDTIDAGNGGDDDLSGGDDRDTFINVNAGDVVDGNEGGDDFDTLDLSGSAPGGGSLQVVFEDANPENGVVNYFDSDGNDAGQLTFTNIENVIPCFTPGTLIATPKGERRVEDLAVGDRIITRDNGIQEIRWMGAKDMKAADFAKAQHLRPIMISQGALGGGLPERDMMVSPNHRVLVANDKTALYFEEREVLVAAKFLTGLDGVDVVDVAWTTYIHIMFEQHEVVLSDGAWTESFQPGDQTLAGVGNAQRNEIFELFPELETREGIDGYTSARRTLKKHEAALLTK, from the coding sequence ATGACAACGACACTTGATTTCAACAACCTGGCCACAGGCACCGTTGTAGACAATGAATTCCAATCCCAGGGCGTAACAGTTTCTGCGTTCGGCGGCTCCGGGCAAGCAATGGTTTTTGACACTGCCAACCCAACAGGTGGCGACCACGATCTTGCCACGAACAACTTGGGCAAAGCGTTGATCATTTCCGAAGACGGCGACGGTAATGATCCCGATGACAACGCCAGTGGCGGTACATTCCGGTTCCAGTTCCATGACGCGACATCCGTTGAAAGCCTGACGTTCCTCGACAATGAAGAAGGCGCAACAGTCTACTTCTACGACGAACACGGTCAGGTCATGGGCCAACAAACCATCGCGGGCGGCGTGAACAACGGTCAGCAAGTCGTCAGCTTTGACGTTGAGGGCGCATATTGGATGGACGTTTGCCTGCATGGGTCCGGCGCGATCGACAATCTTGTGTTTGATCAAGGCGCAGCCGGTGACAACCTTGACGGTATTGTTGAAGGCACAGATTCCGCTGACGTTATCAACAATGACTACGAAGGCGACCCTGACGGCGACAAAACAGACAACGGCGACGCGGTCTTGCAGGGCCAAGGTGCACAAGACGACATTATCATCGCAGGCGGCGGCAACGACTTTGTGTTGGCTGGCGACGGCGACGACAAAGTGCAAGGCAACGATGGCGACGATACGCTGTGTGGCCAGGACGGTGACGACACGCTGCACGGCGGTGCAGGCAACGATTTCCTGGAAGGCATGAACGACAATGACGTTGTTGATGGCGGAACCGGCAACGACCAGATCTTTGGCGATGCCGGCGAAGATACACTGGTTGGTGCATCCGGAGATGACACAATCGAAGGTGGTTCAGGCGCAGACCAGATTTCTGGCGGCGCGGATGATGACAAGATCGAAGGCGGCACAGGCAACGACACGATCTACGGCGATGATGGCGGTGTTGGCGCGGACGCAAAAGTGCGCGAAAGCTTCGAATGGGACAAAGCGCCAGACACTAACGGTGGCGGTGGCGCAGGCATCGACAATGGGGATGAACTGGACAGCGGGTTTACACAAAACACCGGCAACGTGGATGTGACGTACTTTGTTACAAACGCAACAAGCGCTGTCACAAACGCATTCTCCACATCCGACCAGAATTCTGACGGCATCGAACATGACGGCGATGGTGTTGATGAAAACAGCTCATTGGATTCGATCCTGAATGGCAACAATGGCCGTGCTGACTACCATCTTGCCTTCTCTAACAGCGTTATGGATGTTTCCTTTAACATCAATGATGTAGACGGCGACGGCGTTGTACGTGTCTTCGCGTTTGACGCGCAGGGCAATGCGATTGAAGTGAACTTGACGGGCGGCAGCAATGTCACAATTTCGGGTGACACAATCGACAGCAACGGGGGCTACCTTGAAGACACAGCCGCTGAATACGCGACAACAGTATCTATCCCGGGCCCCGTGTCCAAAATTGTGATCAAGCACACGCAGGACGGCGTCAACAATTCAGGCATCAACATCACAGACGTCTATTTTGACGCGCCTGTCGCAGACACTGGCCCCGATGGGGACGACAGCATTGATGCGGGTGACGGCGATGATGTTGTGTTTGGCGAAGGCGGCAACGACACGCTGAACGGCGATGCGGGCAATGACCTGTTGAACGGTGGTGATGGCGACGACCGCATCTTCGGCGGAGCGGGCAATGACACGCTGGAAGGCGGCGATGGCAATGACACATTGGGCGGCGCTGATTACGGCAACGACCTGATTTCTGGCGGCGCCGGCGATGACATGGTCGAAGCCTCTTTCGGCGATGACACCATTGATGGCGGTTCAGGCAACGATGATCTGTGGGCCTCTGCGGACAACGATCTGGTGACAGGCGGCACAGGCAACGACAACATCCATGGTGGTCATGGCCGCGATGAGCTGTATGGCGAAGAAGACAACGACACCATCTACGGCGGGTCTGACAGCGACACGATTGATGGCGGGTCAGGCAACGATTCCCTTTTTGGGGACGGAAACTTCAAAGACGACACCGGTGCAGGCGCTGCGGACACCATTTCGGGCGGTGACGGCGACGACTACATCGAAGGCAACGAAGGCGATGACGTCATTTACGGCGACAACGGCGAAGACACTTCGGGCACGGCACCCACCCGCGAGATTTTTGAATGGGACGAAGGCCCCGGTTTTGGAAACAACGCGAATGTGTCGGACTTTAGCCAAGATACCGGCAACGCCAACATCACTTTCAACATCCTCAGCGCGTCTGGCGGCGTTACAAATGAATACGAAACAGACGCTCAGTACACCGCGGACCTTGATGCAGGCGTAAATGACAACGCGTCATTCAATTCGATCCTGAATGGCGATGCGAACTCTGCCACTTACGGTTGGACGTCCGACACGCCTGTTGAAAATGTGGAATTCCGGATCAACGACATCGACGGCGATGGCCGCGTTGTGGTTCGGGCCTATGACGAAGACGGCAACGCGATTGAAGTTGTGCTGTCGGACGCTGGGTCTGATCTGGCCTTGTCCAACGCGGACGGTGTGCCGGGCAACGACACAGCCTCCAGCATTGATGGCGATTATGTAGACGACAACGATCCAGGCCACTCTGTTCTGGTCACAATCCCGGGGCCTGTGTCCCGTTGGGAAGTGCTGCACGAACAAGACGGCAACCTGAATTCAGGCATCAACTTCACTGACATCGCATTTGATGTGCCGGGCACCCCCGACACGAACGGCGAAGGTGGCGATGACACGATCATCGGTGGCGAAGGCGCTGACCAGATGTTCGGCGAAGGCGGCGACGATACATTCATCGTCTCCAGCTCGGACGATGGCAACGGCGATGTGATCGACGGCGGCAACGGACCGGATCAAACAACGGACAACGATGTTCTTGATCTGCGCGGCGCCGGCGTTCTGACGATCGACCAGCAAGCGGACGCAAACGACGATGGCGCGACAAGCGGCACAGTGACATTCGCCGATGGCTCCACTTTAACGTTCGAAGGCATCGAAACGATCCTGACAGACCCACAAAACGGCGCGCCTACGGCAAATGACGACGACATCACTGTCGATGAAGACGACAGTGTCACATTTGACCCAACAGCCAACGATTCTGATCCAGACGGCGACCCGATCACCGTGGACAGCTTCACTCAGCCCGAAAACGGTACAGTGACGCAAAATCCGGACGGAACGCTGACCTACACGCCTGATCCGGACTACAACGGTCCCGACAGCTTCACTGTGACAGTGACGGACCCAAGCGGTGAAACCAGCACGTCCACAGTGAATGTTGATGTGACACCGATCAATGACGGACCAGACGCGGTCAACGACAGCGACACCACGGATGAGGACACGCCCATCACGGTTGATTTGCTGGCCAATGACACCGATCCAGAGAACGACGCTTTGACGGTGACGGGCGCGACTGTTCCTGCGGAGCAAGGCACGTTGGTCGACAATGGCGATGGCACGGTGACGTTTACGCCTGCCGAGAACTTCAACGGCGAAGCGACGATCAGCTATTCGATCACGGACGGCAATGGTGGCACGGACACGGCGATCCACACGATCACTGTGACCCCTGTTAACGATGATCCGGTGGCTGTGGACGATGCGGCGGACACGCTGGAAGAGCAGCCTGTTGTGGTCGATCTGATCGGCAATGACACGGATGTTGACGGCGATCCGCTGACCATCGGCGAAGTCTCGGTCCCTGCCGATCAAGGCACGGTTGTGGACAACGGCGACGGCACAGTGACGTTTACGCCAGCTGAAAACTTCACCGGTCCTGCGACAATCACCTATACGGTTGTTGACGGTCAGGGCGGGAGCGACGAAGGTGAAGCCATTGTAAACGTTGGCAATGTTGTTGACGCACCTGATGCGGTTGACGACGAGGACACCACGGACGAAGACACGTCCATCACGGTGAACCTGCTGGCCAACGACACCGATCCGGAAGGTCAGGCGCTGACGGTCACAGGGGCCTCTGTTCCTGCGGAGCAAGGCACGTTGGTCGACAATGGCGACGGCACGGTGACGTTCACACCTGCGCCGAACTTCAACGGCGAAGCGACGATCAGCTACTCGATCACGGACACCGAAGGCGGCACGGACTCAGCGATCCACACGATCAACGTGACCCCCGTTAACGATGATCCGGTGGCTGTTGACGATCTGGAAACCACGGATGAGGACACACCTGTCATCATCGATCTGATCGGCAACGACACGGATGTGGACGGCGATCCGCTGACCATCGGCGAGGTCTCTGTGCCCGCCGATCAAGGCACCGTGGTCGACAACGGCGACGGCACAGTCACCTTCACCCCGGCGCCAAACTTCAACGGTCCGGCCACGATCACCTACACGGTTGTCGACGGTCAGGGCGGGAGCGACGAAGGCGAAGCGATTGTGTCGGTGGGCGCGGTCAACGACGGTCCGGTTGCGAATGACGATGAAGACACGACAGATGAGGACACCCCCATCACGGTCAATCTGATCGCCAACGACACCGACGACGACGGCGACGCGCTGACGGTTCTGACGGCGACAGTGCCTGCGGATCAAGGCACTTTGGTCGACAACGGCGACGGCACAGTGACGTTCACACCTGCAGAGAACTTCAACGGCGAAGCGACGATCAGCTACGAAATCTCCGACGGCAACGGCGGCACAGACACCGCGGAGCACACAATCACAGTGACCCCTGTGAATGATGATCCTGTTGCGGTGGATGATGTTGAAACCACGGACGAAGATGTGTCTGTTGTTGTGGATCTGATCGGCAATGACACGGATGTGGACGGCGATCCTTTGACGCTGGGTGATGTGTCGGTTCCTGCCGATCAAGGCACGGTTGTCGACAATGGCGACGGCACAGTGACGTTTACGCCAGCGCCGGACTTTAACGGCGAAGCGACGATCACCTACACGGTCGAAGACGGCCAGGGTGGCAGCGACGAAGGCGAAGCGGTTGTGACTGTTGGTGCGGTCAACGATGGTCCTGACGCGGTGAATGACAGCGACACCACGGATGAGGACACGCCCATCACGGTTGATTTGCTGGCCAATGACACCGATCCAGAGAACGACGCTTTGACGGTGACGGGCGCGACTGTTCCTGCGGAGCAAGGCACGTTGGTCGACAATGGCGATGGCACGGTGACGTTTACGCCTGCCGAGAACTTCAACGGCGAAGCGACGATCAGCTATTCGATCACGGACGGCAATGGTGGCACGGACACGGCGATCCACACGATCACTGTGACCCCTGTTAACGATGATCCGGTGGCTGTGGACGATGCGGCGGACACGCTGGAAGAGCAGCCTGTTGTGGTCGATCTGATCGGCAATGACACGGATGTTGACGGCGATCCGCTGACCATCGGCGAAGTCTCGGTCCCTGCCGATCAAGGCACGGTTGTGGACAACGGCGACGGCACAGTGACGTTTACGCCAGCTGAAAACTTCACCGGTCCTGCGACAATCACCTATACGGTTGTTGACGGTCAGGGCGGGAGCGACGAAGGTGAAGCCATTGTAAACGTTGGCAATGTTGTTGACGCACCTGATGCGGTTGACGACGAGGACACCACGGACGAAGACACGTCCATCACGGTGAACCTGCTGGCCAACGACACCGATCCGGAAGGTCAGGCGCTGACGGTCACAGGGGCCTCTGTTCCTGCGGAGCAAGGCACGTTGGTCGACAATGGCGACGGCACGGTGACGTTCACACCTGCGCCGAACTTCAACGGCGAAGCGACGATCAGCTACTCGATCACGGACACCGAAGGCGGCACGGACTCAGCGATCCACACGATCAACGTGACCCCCGTTAACGATGATCCGGTGGCTGTTGACGATCTGGAAACCACGGATGAGGACACACCTGTCATCATCGATCTGATCGGCAACGACACGGATGTGGACGGCGATCCGCTGACCATCGGCGAGGTCTCTGTGCCCGCCGATCAAGGCACCGTGGTCGACAACGGCGACGGCACAGTCACCTTCACCCCGGCGCCAAACTTCAACGGTCCGGCCACGATCACCTACACGGTTGTCGACGGTCAGGGCGGGAGCGACGAAGGCGAAGCGATTGTGTCGGTGGGCGCGGTCAACGACGGTCCGGTTGCGAATGACGATGAAGACACGACAGATGAGGACACCCCCATCACGGTCAATCTGATCGCCAACGACACCGACGACGACGGCGACGCGCTGACGGTTCTGACGGCGACAGTGCCTGCGGATCAAGGCACTTTGGTCGACAACGGCGACGGCACAGTGACGTTCACACCTGCAGAGAACTTCAACGGCGAAGCGACGATCAGCTACGAAATCTCCGACGGCAACGGCGGCACAGACACCGCGGAGCACACAATCACAGTCACCCCTGTGAATGATGGACCAACGGCTGTGGACGACGAAGACACCACGCCGTTTGAAACGCCTGTGATTGTGAACCTGACTGGTAACGATACGGACCCAGACGGTGATCCACTGACAATTACGGATGTGTCTGTTCCACCAGAGCAGGGCACGGTCGTCGACAACGGTGACGGTACGGTTACCTTCACACCGGCGGACGACTTTGAAGGTCCGGCCACCATCACCTACACCATTTCCGACGGAAACGGTGGCACGGATGAAGGCGAGGCGGTTGTCACAGTCGAAGAGCAACCTTTGGATGGTATCGTATCCGGTACTGACGATGGTGAGCTGATCGACGAGGATTACGAAGGTGATCCAGAAGGCGACATGGTCGACAACGGGGACAACATCTTCTCTGGTGATCCAGAAGACGAAGATGACGACATCATCGAAGCAGGTGGTGGCAACGACACGGTTGTTGCGGGTAACGGCGACGACAGTGTTGACGGCGGCACCGGTGACGATGAAATCACTGGCGGCGCGGGCTCTGACACCATCGAAGGTGGTGAAGGCGACGATGTCATCGACGCTGGCGACCCGGACAACACGTTCCAGATCGACAAAGGCTATCCTGGTCTGTTTGGCGGTGAAGAGGGTACACCCGAGGCTGAAGACGACCGCGACTTCGTGGATGGTGGTGCCGGCAACGACACCATCAGCACCGGCGACGATCGCGATACGATCGTGGGTGGCACAGGTGACGATGTCATTGATGGCGGCATCGACGACGATGTGATCACTGGCGACGAAGGCGATGACCGTATCGTGGGCGGCGAAGGCAGTGACAGCATCGAAGGTGGTATCGGCAACGATACGATCTACGCTGGCAACGACCCTGTGCTGGGCCTTGATAACCTGAACATCGAAGACGATGGGTCCAACCCGTTTGGTCCGGACCTGCGTCCAGACAACGGCATCGACACAGTGTCCGGTGGCGAAGGCGACGATGTGATCTTTGGTGCAGACGATGCCGATATCCTTATGGGTGACGAAGGCAACGACTTTATCGACGGTGAGATCGACGACGACACCATCGACGGCGGTATCGGCGACGATACACTGCTGGGTGGCCAAGGCCGTGACGACATCAGCGGTGGGATCGGCAACGACAGCATCGATGGGGGTTCCGGTAAGGACCTTATTGATGGTGGCGATGGCGACGACACCATTGACGGTGGCACAGGCGCGGATGTGATTGACGGTGGTGAAGGCAACGACCTGATCGACGGTGGGCTGAACGCCGACACCATCAACGGCGGTGCTGGCAATGACACCATCATCGGCGGCAACGGCGCGGATGTGATCGACGGCGGCGATGGCGATGATCAGATCGACGGCGGCACAGGCGACGATACCCTGAACGGTGGCGCTGGCAACGACAGCATCACAGGGGCAACGGGTGACGACGTCATCGACGGCGGAACCGGCAACGACACCATTGATGCGGGCAACGGCGGCGACGACGATCTGTCGGGTGGCGATGACCGTGACACGTTCATCAACGTCAATGCTGGTGACGTGGTCGACGGCAACGAAGGCGGTGACGACTTCGATACGCTTGATCTGTCGGGGTCGGCACCAGGTGGCGGTTCCTTGCAAGTTGTCTTTGAAGACGCCAACCCTGAAAACGGTGTGGTCAACTATTTCGACAGCGACGGCAATGATGCGGGCCAGCTGACATTCACAAACATCGAGAATGTCATCCCTTGCTTCACACCGGGGACGTTGATTGCCACACCGAAGGGCGAACGCCGCGTCGAGGACCTTGCGGTCGGCGACCGGATCATCACCCGCGACAACGGCATCCAAGAGATCCGCTGGATGGGCGCCAAGGACATGAAGGCCGCAGACTTTGCGAAAGCACAGCACTTGCGTCCCATCATGATCAGCCAAGGTGCCTTGGGTGGCGGTCTGCCTGAGCGTGACATGATGGTGTCTCCGAACCACCGGGTTCTGGTGGCCAACGACAAGACAGCGCTTTACTTTGAAGAGCGCGAAGTTCTTGTTGCAGCCAAATTCCTGACGGGTCTGGACGGCGTAGATGTGGTGGACGTGGCATGGACCACATACATCCACATCATGTTCGAACAGCACGAGGTGGTTCTGTCGGATGGTGCTTGGACGGAAAGCTTCCAGCCGGGCGACCAAACGCTGGCTGGCGTGGGCAATGCGCAGCGCAACGAAATCTTCGAACTGTTCCCTGAATTGGAAACACGCGAAGGGATTGATGGCTACACATCCGCACGCCGGACATTGAAAAAGCACGAGGCGGCGCTTCTGACGAAGTAA
- a CDS encoding nucleotidyltransferase family protein yields MPDATRPLPILLLAAGASSRMRGGDKLMEMVMGAPCVHTMAARACATGHAVYVTLPNADHPRSHALQGLDVHKVFVPDASAGMSRSLQKGIAALPADHMGAMILPVDMPDITTEDMAEMLSAFQTHPCDAFQASTQDGQPGHPTILGPALTRQVGTLAGDKGAASLIKAAQDVKMHPLNGKRARLDLDTPEDWAAWRGD; encoded by the coding sequence ATGCCTGACGCAACCCGCCCCCTTCCGATTTTACTGCTTGCGGCTGGTGCGTCGTCAAGGATGCGGGGCGGCGACAAATTGATGGAAATGGTGATGGGCGCCCCGTGTGTACACACGATGGCTGCGCGGGCCTGTGCAACGGGGCATGCGGTGTATGTGACGCTGCCAAATGCCGATCATCCTCGCAGTCACGCGTTGCAAGGTTTGGATGTGCACAAAGTTTTTGTACCTGATGCCTCTGCCGGCATGTCGCGCAGCTTACAAAAGGGCATCGCCGCCCTGCCCGCGGACCATATGGGGGCTATGATCCTGCCTGTGGATATGCCCGACATCACAACAGAAGATATGGCAGAGATGTTGTCGGCGTTTCAGACACACCCCTGTGATGCCTTCCAAGCATCGACACAGGACGGACAACCGGGGCATCCGACAATACTGGGGCCCGCCCTGACCCGTCAGGTTGGGACATTGGCGGGCGACAAAGGGGCTGCGTCCTTGATCAAAGCCGCGCAAGACGTCAAAATGCACCCCCTTAACGGAAAACGGGCGCGTCTGGATTTAGACACGCCCGAAGACTGGGCCGCTTGGCGCGGCGATTGA
- a CDS encoding Hint domain-containing protein, translating into MANIDGTSNNDTLQGTNEDDVINAMNGQDVVSGEGGDDQIDGGGGNDLLFGDVGEGTAPGADASPLTLNINNVQSQTYTGNNASAGDSAVYSNVAQLEDGTPVWGRLVLVSKSDPNMTVDLTGGRGFEILMNGNGTGDTAEFRFEFFDPATGEPVALNSVATFNDLDRNSPTDREAVTLQASSFSAFGTSSDTSLNLENGPGTVTAAGGEQNNPSDQDAWFSAEFENREFIEFSLEARNTNSGFTFSGDLIDDAVVTPIEAGDDTIDGGSGQDTIFGQGGNDSLIGGDGDDQLDGGEGNDTLEGGQGQDLLDGGAGADSLNGGEGDDRLFGGDGTDTLTAGPGNDRLEGGNNSDIFNFDAGGNHVIVGGEDADGSDIDILDLSGVRTNVIQTGPESGRIEFLDENGNITGRTDYTEIEQIIICFTPGTRIATRRGEVAVEALKAGDMVFTRDNGIQPLRWVGRRDLTAQDLDAHPEFQPVFIRQGALGKGLPERDMLVSPNHRMLLNSDLAEVMFEEREVLIAAKYLTGLEGVDQITTHSVSYLHLMFDQHEIILADGGWTESFQPGDHSMRGIGEAQRVEILTLFPDLSTIAGMDAFGSARMSLKKHEAQLLTKAMQ; encoded by the coding sequence ATGGCCAATATCGACGGAACGTCCAACAACGACACTTTGCAAGGCACAAATGAGGATGACGTCATCAATGCGATGAACGGTCAGGACGTTGTGTCTGGGGAAGGCGGCGACGACCAGATTGATGGCGGCGGCGGAAACGACTTGCTGTTTGGCGATGTGGGTGAAGGCACCGCACCGGGCGCTGACGCTTCGCCGTTGACGTTGAACATCAACAATGTGCAGTCACAAACCTACACAGGCAACAATGCCAGCGCTGGCGATTCAGCGGTCTACAGCAATGTCGCCCAGCTTGAAGATGGCACGCCTGTCTGGGGCCGTTTGGTTCTGGTATCTAAGTCCGACCCGAATATGACGGTTGATCTTACCGGTGGCCGTGGTTTTGAAATCTTGATGAACGGCAACGGCACCGGCGACACAGCCGAGTTCCGGTTCGAATTCTTTGATCCGGCAACAGGTGAACCTGTGGCGCTGAATTCGGTTGCGACCTTCAACGATCTTGACCGCAACAGCCCCACCGACCGCGAAGCTGTGACGTTGCAGGCCAGCAGTTTTTCGGCTTTTGGCACGTCTTCGGACACATCGCTGAACCTTGAAAACGGTCCCGGTACTGTCACGGCGGCTGGGGGTGAACAGAACAATCCCTCGGATCAAGATGCATGGTTTTCGGCCGAATTTGAGAACCGCGAATTCATCGAATTTTCGCTTGAGGCACGTAACACAAATTCCGGTTTCACCTTCTCTGGGGACCTGATTGACGATGCGGTGGTCACGCCGATCGAAGCGGGCGATGACACGATTGACGGCGGCTCGGGACAGGACACGATCTTTGGGCAGGGCGGCAACGATTCCCTGATTGGCGGCGACGGTGATGACCAGTTGGACGGCGGCGAAGGCAATGACACGCTGGAGGGCGGCCAGGGACAGGACTTGCTGGATGGCGGGGCTGGCGCGGACAGCCTGAACGGCGGCGAAGGCGACGACCGTTTGTTTGGCGGCGACGGCACCGATACGCTGACAGCGGGCCCGGGCAATGACCGTTTGGAGGGTGGCAACAACAGTGACATCTTCAACTTCGATGCAGGTGGCAACCACGTTATTGTGGGCGGCGAAGACGCAGACGGGTCGGATATCGACATCCTTGATTTGTCGGGTGTGCGCACGAATGTCATCCAAACCGGTCCTGAATCCGGTCGGATCGAGTTTTTGGACGAAAACGGCAACATCACGGGCCGCACCGACTACACAGAGATTGAACAGATCATCATCTGCTTCACGCCGGGAACCCGCATTGCCACACGTCGTGGCGAAGTCGCAGTCGAGGCCCTGAAGGCCGGCGATATGGTGTTCACCCGCGACAACGGCATCCAGCCGCTGCGTTGGGTCGGGCGTCGTGATTTAACCGCGCAAGATCTGGACGCTCACCCCGAATTTCAACCTGTGTTCATCCGCCAGGGCGCTTTGGGCAAAGGCCTGCCCGAGCGGGACATGTTGGTCAGTCCCAACCACCGCATGTTGCTGAATTCGGATCTGGCCGAGGTGATGTTCGAGGAACGCGAAGTGTTGATCGCGGCCAAGTACCTGACAGGGCTTGAGGGGGTTGATCAGATCACAACCCATTCCGTCAGCTATTTGCACCTGATGTTTGATCAGCATGAAATCATTCTGGCGGATGGCGGTTGGACAGAAAGCTTCCAACCGGGCGACCATTCCATGCGTGGCATCGGCGAAGCGCAACGCGTTGAAATTCTGACGTTGTTCCCTGATCTAAGTACAATCGCTGGCATGGACGCCTTCGGGTCCGCACGTATGTCTTTGAAAAAGCACGAGGCACAATTGCTGACCAAAGCGATGCAATAA